A part of Brassica rapa cultivar Chiifu-401-42 chromosome A05, CAAS_Brap_v3.01, whole genome shotgun sequence genomic DNA contains:
- the LOC103868426 gene encoding C2 domain-containing protein At1g53590 translates to MESFLVHHIVIVLLFLWFLSWLNRSHGFFYFISLIYLYLVHERYVMRLKRQLQFEERKQANQRRVLTDSESVRWLNHAVEKIWPICMEQIASEKILGPIIPWFLDKYRPWTAKKAVIQHLYMGKKPPLLTDIRVLRQSKGDDHLVLELGMNFLAADDMSAILAVKLRKRLGFGMWTKLHLTGMQVEGKVLVGVKFLRRWPFLGRLRVCFAEPPYFQMTVKPIFTHGLDVAVLPGIAGWLDKLLSIAFEQTLVQPNMLVVDMEKFVSPKPENWFFVDEKEPVAHVLVEVVEASDVKPSDLNGLADPYVRGKLGAYRFKTDIKRKTLSPTWQEEFKIPIFTWDSPSILNVEVKDKDRFVDDNLGACSVNIGEFRGGQRNDMWLPLQNIKMGRLHLAITVIEDSEKWSEDPFKGVKLSKEDIQTSFASDTTNKGSFTSVSSEKASSVADNVEPINIKGQEDTGIWVQRPGPEVSQIWEPRKGKSRRVDNQVQRVSNNGSPNNETSSSTDENQEGSRNPMKSVGRGLRKIGSVFNRNNNKKDDLSIGSIEEESHCQSPRINVKAMNQKDVGVKYIVDDNLSGPLTGKSVESESMNGEENHGKGHMKDVAKSFLKQAEKSAKQFKHVFSLKGIKKARDGQQEIIPESDSVTDSDSSSDDDDDEYTCVQKVGTVAGTPRGLTREGNIVRTGDEDHLDTNKTLAEEAKEDPSADIADSSRDAEAKEEKVEEADSETTGVDVAMNAKTEDEQVVTAKNIEGEEKEVSEVKL, encoded by the exons ATGGAGTCTTTTCTAGTGCATCATATAGTGATTGTGTTACTCTTCCTCTGGTTTCTCTCTTGGCTGAATCGATCTCACGGCTTCTTCTACTTCATCTCTCTCATTTATCTCTACCTG GTTCATGAACGCTATGTGATGAGATTGAAGAGACAGTTACAGTTTGAAGAGAGGAAGCAAGCTAATCAAAGAAGG GTTCTAACGGATTCTGAATCTGTGCGGTGGTTGAATCATGCTGTGGAGAAGATATGGCCTATATGCATGGAACAGATTGCGTCTGAGAAGATTCTTGGTCCTATCATACCTTGGTTCTTAGACAAGTATAGACCCTGGACTGCG AAAAAAGCTGTGATTCAGCACCTTTACATGGGCAAAAAACCGCCACTGTTGACTGATATTAGGGTCCTTCGCCAATCCAAGGGTGATGATCACTTG GTACTGGAACTTGGAATGAATTTTCTAGCAGCAGATGATATGAGTGCGATACTTGCTGTGAAGTTAAGGAAAAGGCTTGGTTTTGGGATGTGGACAAAGTTGCATTTGACGGGAATGCAGGTCGAAGGAAAG GTGTTGGTTGGAGTGAAGTTCCTTCGTCGATGGCCTTTCTTGGGGCGTTTACGTGTGTGCTTTGCAGAGCCTCCTTATTTCCAGATGACTGTTAAACCAATCTTCACTCACGGCCTTGATGTTGCTGTACTTCCAGGCATCGCAGGATGGCTA GACAAGCTTCTTTCTATCGCATTTGAACAGACCCTTGTTCAG CCGAACATGCTGGTTGTTGACATGGAGAAGTTTGTTAGCCCAAAGCCAG AGAATTGGTTCTTTGTTGATGAGAAAGAACCAGTTGCTCACGTCTTAGTTGAAGTCGTTGAAGCGTCAGATGTTAAACCATCTGATCTGAATG gTTTGGCTGATCCTTATGTGAGAGGGAAACTCGGTGCTTACCGATTCAAAACAGACATAAAGAGGAAAACATTGTCCCCAACATGGCAAGAAGAGTTTAAGATACCAATCTTTACATGGGACTCTCCAAGTATACTTAACGTTGAAGTTAAAGACAAAGATCGTTTTGTTGATGATAACCTTGG TGCATGTTCTGTGAACATTGGAGAGTTTAGAGGCGGCCAAAGAAACGATATGTGGTTGCCTCTTCAGAACATCAAAATGGGAAGGCTTCATCTCGCTATAACCGTAATCGAGGACAGTGAAAAG TGGAGTGAGGATCCCTTCAAAGGAGTGAAGCTAAGCAAGGAAGACATCCAGACTTCTTTTGCCTCTGATACAACAAACAAAGGCTCTTTCACTTCAGTGAGTTCCGAAAAGGCTTCAAGCGTTGCAGACAACGTTGAGCCTATCAACATTAAAGGGCAAGAAGATACCGGAATCTGGGTGCAAAGACCTGGACCTGAAGTCTCGCAGATTTGGGAACCAAGGAAAGGCAAGAGCAGACGTGTTGATAACCAAGTGCAAAGAGTTTCTAACAATGGATCACCAAACAACGAAACTAGCAGCAGCACCGATGAGAATCAAGAGGGATCAAGAAACCCAATGAAGTCTGTTGGTAGAGGGCTGAGGAAAATAGGGTCAGTGTTTAACaggaacaacaacaaaaaagatgATTTGTCAATAGGGAGCATTGAAGAGGAGTCACATTGTCAGTCTCCTCGGATCAATGTGAAGGCAATGAACCAAAAGGATGTTGGAGTTAAGTACATCGTCGATGACAATCTCTCTGGTCCTCTTACAGGGAAGAGTGTGGAAAGTGAGAGCATGAATGGAGAGGAGAATCACGGTAAGGGTCATATGAAGGATGTTGCAAAGAGCTTTCTGAAACAAGCTGAGAAATCTGCAAAGCAGTTTAAGCATGTGTTTTCGCTTAAAGGAATCAAGAAAGCAAGAGATGGGCAACAAGAGATCATTCCTGAGTCTGATTCTGTAACTGATTCTGATTCTTCTTCTGACGACGATGATGATGAGTACACCTGTGTACAGAAGGTGGGAACGGTGGCAGGAACACCGAGAGGTCTTACACGCGAGGGGAATATTGTTAGAACAGGAGATGAGGATCATTTAGACACGAATAAGACATTAGCAGAAGAAGCCAAGGAAGATCCAAGTGCTGATATTGCAGACAGCTCGAGGGATGCTGAAGCTAAAGAGGAGAAAGTAGAGGAAGCAGACTCGGAAACCACAGGTGTGGACGTCGCCATGAACGCTAAAACTGAAGATGAGCAAGTAGTGACGGCTAAGAACATCGAAGGGGAAGAAAAAGAAGTATCAgaagtaaaactgtaa